Proteins co-encoded in one Chrysemys picta bellii isolate R12L10 chromosome 13, ASM1138683v2, whole genome shotgun sequence genomic window:
- the LOC103306638 gene encoding olfactory receptor 5AP2-like: MAHMPWTNQTSIIKFLLLGFGNPKEIQILLFVVFLVIYIVTLAGNLLIVALVVADQQLHTPMYFFLGNLSFLETCYTSVTAPRLLAGFLAEDRTISFSDCITQLFFFGALACIECFLLAVMAYDRYLAICNPLNYNVIMNLRVCLQLVSASWVTGFSANALVVGMVHQLSFCGPNEINNFFCDMEELLKLSCTKSLLVEMIVLVSCSLVSLAPFLFIVVSYILILLAILRIASSAGRQKAFSTCASHLLVVSLYYGTIIIMYVMPSAEWSPALHKALSLMYTVITPMFNPIIYSLRNKEVKGAFKKVVLQILGMI; the protein is encoded by the coding sequence ATGGCACACATGCCATGGACAAATCAAACATCCATCATCAAGTTCCTGCTCCTGGGATTCGGGAACCCGAAAGAAATTCAGATTCTGCTTTTTGTGGtgtttctagtgatctacattgtgACCCTGGCTGGGAACCTTCTGATTGTTGCtctagttgtggctgatcagcagcttcacacccccatgtacttcttcctggggaacttgtccttcctggagacctgctacacctcagTCACTGCCCCCAGATTGCTGGCTGGGTTCCTAGCAGAGGACAGGACAATCTCCTTCAGCGACTGTATCACAcaattatttttctttggtgCTTTGGCATGCATAGAATGCTTCCTCCTTGCAGTCATGGCTTATGACCGTTACTTAGCCATATGCAACCCACTCAACTATAATGTTATAATGAACCTCAGGGTCTGCCTTCAGCTGGTATCTGCCTCCTGGGTAACTGGTTTCTCAGCTAATGCATTAGTAGTAGGGATGGTGCACCAGCTAAGTTTCTGCggtcccaatgaaattaataatttcttctgtgacatgGAGGAGCTGCTCAAATTGTCCTGCACAAAAAGCCTCCTGGTAGAAATGATTGTTTTGGTCTCCTGCTCCCTGGTATCCCTGGCCCCTTTCCTCTTCATTGTTGTGTCTTACATTCTTATCCTCTTGGCCATTCTGCGAATTGCCTCCTCTGCCGGGAGGcagaaggccttttccacctgtgcATCTCACCTGCTGGTGGTGAGTCTGTATTATGGGACCATCATTATCATGTACGTGATGCCATCTGCAGAGTGGTCCCCAGCATTGCATAAAGCTCTGTCTCTCATGTACACGGTCATCACCCCGATGTtcaaccccatcatctacagtctgaggaacaaagaggtgaagggGGCATTCAAGAAAGTTGTGCTGCAGATTTTAGGCATGATTTAG